Proteins encoded by one window of Thermoplasmata archaeon:
- a CDS encoding SDR family oxidoreductase yields the protein MYNLNDKVAVVTGSGRGIGREIAIALATHGSKVVVNVKKRIEDGNETLKLIKDESSGIMVQADVSSREGCRKLLNETVAKYGKCDILVNNAGISIAMPFLESDDRLIEKTISTNLMANIYCSQEFGKIMNENGVIINISSIAGIKPMSFLSIYGITKSAIIGLTEYLAVELSPRGIRVNAVAPAVVKTKMGDSLFELLNISEEEYVRNYTLTNKIIKPEEIAHAVIFLIESENITGQTIVIDSGQTLMNIFSKMKQ from the coding sequence ATGTACAATCTAAATGATAAAGTAGCGGTGGTTACAGGTTCAGGCCGTGGCATTGGCAGAGAGATTGCTATTGCTCTTGCAACACATGGATCAAAAGTAGTAGTGAATGTCAAAAAGAGAATAGAAGATGGAAATGAAACTCTTAAATTGATAAAAGATGAGTCATCAGGCATAATGGTTCAGGCAGATGTTTCAAGTAGAGAGGGTTGCAGAAAATTATTAAATGAAACTGTAGCTAAATATGGGAAATGTGACATACTGGTTAATAATGCAGGAATAAGTATAGCCATGCCGTTTCTAGAAAGTGATGATCGTCTGATCGAAAAGACAATATCTACAAACTTGATGGCTAATATTTACTGTTCTCAAGAATTTGGAAAAATTATGAACGAAAATGGAGTGATAATAAATATCTCTTCAATTGCCGGAATAAAGCCTATGAGCTTTCTCTCAATATATGGCATCACGAAATCCGCCATTATCGGACTTACAGAATACCTTGCAGTTGAGCTTTCACCGAGAGGAATAAGAGTAAATGCAGTGGCACCTGCAGTAGTGAAAACAAAGATGGGAGACAGCTTATTTGAGCTTCTAAACATTTCAGAAGAAGAATATGTTAGAAACTATACACTCACCAATAAAATTATAAAGCCTGAAGAGATCGCTCACGCTGTTATTTTTCTTATAGAATCTGAGAACATCACTGGTCAGACTATCGTGATTGATTCTGGTCAAACTCTCATGAACATTTTCTCTAAAATGAAACAATAA